One segment of Paenibacillus sp. FSL R7-0337 DNA contains the following:
- a CDS encoding DUF4304 domain-containing protein, with product MTANIQSSRWNTQYEVEFCFNTGIYMEELFGTVYLYPKPAFPTVVSSVLQIRGTELTKNGNWYKLTPDSSVEELKRRITKDISEYILPHLQQFEKVEDVIRVLELREKAGIYENPHHLPVLYYLIGEMEQAQARMTKVFNELELDSQKEFTAGLALRLGLEV from the coding sequence ATGACAGCGAACATTCAATCATCCAGGTGGAACACGCAATATGAAGTTGAATTCTGTTTCAATACTGGAATCTACATGGAGGAATTATTCGGAACAGTTTATCTATACCCGAAACCAGCTTTTCCAACAGTCGTGAGTTCAGTTCTACAGATACGCGGTACTGAACTAACGAAGAACGGTAATTGGTACAAGTTGACCCCTGATTCGAGCGTTGAGGAACTTAAACGAAGAATAACGAAAGACATTTCAGAGTATATACTTCCTCACCTGCAGCAGTTTGAAAAGGTTGAAGATGTCATTCGGGTATTGGAGCTAAGGGAGAAAGCTGGAATATACGAGAACCCACATCATTTACCCGTACTTTATTACTTAATAGGTGAAATGGAACAGGCACAGGCACGTATGACCAAAGTGTTCAACGAACTGGAGCTGGATTCTCAAAAAGAATTCACCGCTGGATTGGCTTTGCGGTTAGGGCTGGAAGTGTAA
- a CDS encoding DUF6809 family protein — protein sequence MSLLEDLYYGKFCPNEQVCLNDPEYVQNSQLISERMHILQAKLSPEDFTVLEEIMDLNSLLISISSASAYTLGFKTGAAMLIEVLEHKTEPIQTNEKLIFEQIKWGRREL from the coding sequence GTGAGTCTTTTAGAAGATCTATATTACGGAAAATTCTGCCCAAATGAACAAGTCTGTTTAAATGATCCTGAGTATGTACAGAACTCTCAGCTAATCTCGGAGCGTATGCACATTCTGCAAGCGAAGCTGTCTCCAGAAGACTTCACCGTGCTCGAAGAAATAATGGATCTGAATAGCTTGCTGATCTCTATCTCATCCGCTTCTGCCTATACCCTTGGTTTCAAAACGGGAGCTGCGATGCTCATAGAAGTATTGGAACATAAGACAGAACCTATACAGACTAACGAAAAGTTGATCTTCGAACAAATAAAGTGGGGTAGGAGAGAGTTATGA
- a CDS encoding VOC family protein, protein MKLCGVCILTDNAPRLAAFYKIVLKESPVVEGQHYGFDSAQLAVYNPGQVNVVNDKNMSLMFYVHDVLAEYDRLRQAIPGIGITSPPERRPWGAYSFWFLDPDGNTVSFIEKKDLL, encoded by the coding sequence ATGAAACTTTGTGGTGTCTGTATCCTCACTGACAATGCGCCGCGCCTGGCTGCTTTTTATAAAATCGTGCTCAAGGAGTCTCCAGTCGTTGAAGGACAGCATTACGGATTCGACAGCGCTCAGCTTGCAGTCTACAATCCGGGCCAAGTGAACGTGGTCAATGACAAAAATATGTCTCTAATGTTCTATGTCCATGATGTCTTGGCTGAATATGACCGTCTAAGGCAAGCCATCCCCGGCATCGGGATTACCTCTCCACCTGAACGCAGACCGTGGGGCGCTTATTCTTTCTGGTTCCTTGATCCCGATGGCAATACGGTAAGCTTCATTGAGAAGAAGGATCTACTGTAA
- a CDS encoding VOC family protein produces MKLGATLYIKDTIEAVAFYSEAFGLTLGYHEKFPDGTFMHASLLRDGQEIFAVSESHNDNLVRIMLSSSLEGSRPTMSYGIDFEREEEVKRAYEMLAKSGTVLFPLGSLPWSSCCAEVVDKYGVYWYIAV; encoded by the coding sequence ATGAAACTAGGAGCAACCTTATACATTAAGGATACCATTGAAGCTGTAGCATTTTATTCAGAAGCCTTCGGACTTACCTTGGGCTACCATGAGAAATTCCCGGATGGCACATTTATGCATGCGTCTTTACTTAGAGACGGACAAGAAATATTTGCTGTCAGCGAATCACACAATGATAACTTGGTTAGAATTATGCTCTCATCATCATTAGAGGGATCACGCCCAACGATGAGTTATGGGATTGATTTTGAGCGTGAAGAAGAAGTGAAGAGAGCTTACGAAATGCTAGCGAAGAGCGGTACGGTGTTATTTCCGTTAGGCTCCCTTCCATGGAGCTCCTGCTGTGCAGAAGTCGTAGATAAGTATGGTGTGTACTGGTATATCGCTGTATAG
- a CDS encoding alpha/beta hydrolase — translation MKKKRSKVKIALRVFMLCLLLMVALVGVGLVFPTWTPSINGNNSVSTLQQIEINGTRQEVMIRGRDRRNPLVIFVHGGPGVPETPYVRKYQDVLEQNFTVVQYDQRGSGKSYLFSADYSNLSSDTLVNDLLALTDYIEKEFGQKKVLLIGHSFGTYIAAQAANKAPDKFSAYIGIGQMGNWVNSELESLKFAIDQARLAGNNTEAENLELLREPITTGDSITPRDTIRKYGGSVRQIDDKADLFKGLFWGTEYNLLDAVRFFRGISVSEPKLMTEVTHRDLTELVDTIQIPVYFVMGKYDQLTSVNEARKYLDELKAPQKEFVVFQESAHYPHFEEKEKFAQWLNETWTELAR, via the coding sequence GTGAAGAAGAAGAGATCAAAAGTAAAGATAGCCTTGCGGGTGTTCATGTTGTGTCTACTTCTGATGGTGGCGCTTGTTGGAGTGGGGCTGGTTTTTCCAACATGGACTCCTAGCATTAATGGAAATAACAGTGTAAGTACTTTACAGCAGATTGAGATTAATGGTACGAGGCAGGAGGTAATGATCCGGGGAAGGGATCGGAGAAATCCGCTAGTGATTTTCGTGCATGGTGGGCCTGGGGTACCAGAGACTCCGTATGTGAGGAAATACCAGGATGTACTAGAGCAGAATTTCACTGTTGTTCAGTATGACCAGAGGGGCAGCGGGAAATCTTATCTTTTCTCAGCGGATTATTCAAATCTATCATCTGATACGTTAGTGAATGATCTGCTGGCTCTTACGGATTATATTGAGAAGGAATTTGGGCAGAAGAAAGTATTGCTGATCGGTCACTCCTTTGGAACATACATTGCGGCGCAGGCTGCAAACAAGGCGCCTGACAAGTTCAGTGCCTACATTGGAATCGGGCAGATGGGGAATTGGGTTAATAGCGAGTTGGAGAGTTTGAAGTTTGCAATTGATCAAGCGAGGCTTGCCGGCAATAATACTGAGGCGGAAAATCTGGAACTATTGAGAGAGCCAATTACGACTGGAGACTCGATCACTCCCCGTGACACCATTAGAAAATATGGAGGATCAGTAAGGCAGATTGACGATAAGGCGGATTTGTTTAAAGGCTTGTTTTGGGGGACGGAATATAATTTACTGGATGCCGTCCGCTTTTTCAGAGGCATCTCGGTTTCAGAACCTAAACTTATGACAGAAGTAACACATCGTGATCTCACGGAACTGGTGGATACTATTCAGATCCCTGTCTATTTTGTGATGGGGAAATATGACCAATTAACTTCGGTGAACGAGGCACGTAAATATCTGGATGAACTGAAAGCACCACAAAAGGAATTTGTAGTGTTCCAAGAATCGGCGCATTATCCGCATTTCGAAGAGAAAGAAAAGTTTGCTCAGTGGTTGAACGAGACATGGACAGAACTGGCCCGTTAG
- a CDS encoding VOC family protein, with protein sequence MSVTHFIQNVVEGQHYGFDSAQLAVYNPGQVNVVNDKNMSLMFYVHDVLAEYARLKQAIPGIGITSPPERRPWGAYSFWFLDPDGNTVSFIEQRELEG encoded by the coding sequence ATGAGCGTAACCCATTTCATCCAAAATGTTGTTGAAGGACAGCATTACGGATTTGACAGTGCTCAGCTTGCGGTCTATAATCCGGGCCAAGTGAACGTAGTCAATGACAAGAATATGTCTCTAATGTTCTACGTCCATGATGTCTTGGCTGAATATGCTCGACTAAAGCAAGCCATCCCCGGTATCGGGATTACCTCTCCACCTGAGCGTAGACCGTGGGGTGCCTATTCGTTCTGGTTCCTTGATCCGGATGGAAATACGGTGAGCTTCATTGAGCAGAGGGAGCTTGAAGGCTAG
- a CDS encoding serine hydrolase domain-containing protein, producing MKKTTRRKEILLKGIAMLLIVILATAACWHEIGTLLASGKVDNESVMVQSIMDKTATPGIAILSTSHGKTEFKTYGNADKEQRRPVTAESLFELGSTTKAFTALAVIMLQNQGDLAYTDDVSQYLPEFAPAYKGEKVEITINQLLAHTSGIPSWSIRLIPEGSGKEQLAATIHTMSSLALDTQPGSAYQYATVNYDILAAIIEQVTGMSYQDYVTEHILKPLGMNDSYFSTGQERKPEQLAQGYRVFFGKSMAYDAPRYYGNIAAGYLVTSLNDLQHWVNAQMGSSAIPDDLQKAIQQSHEPDLRTAGHESEDLLYAFGWSQDPETRVIRHSGSNPNYSSQAIIDPARKEGVFVLANLNSTAPALIAQNIYNQMQGKPMKAFKYDDTYILMDGIASLLVVFTVIGIVFKLIRLAGGRSTYTMEEKVIRHQKIKARITLLIRAQLLIFMLGWPFLVNYNYTMISVWMSYSVLLWMGLASLSCVLSMILAGRHWR from the coding sequence ATGAAGAAGACAACGCGAAGAAAAGAAATACTGTTAAAAGGCATTGCGATGCTGCTGATCGTGATCCTTGCTACGGCTGCATGTTGGCATGAGATTGGAACTCTTTTGGCCTCAGGGAAGGTTGACAATGAGTCCGTTATGGTGCAGAGCATCATGGACAAGACAGCGACTCCAGGTATAGCGATTCTATCCACCAGTCACGGTAAGACCGAATTCAAAACCTACGGCAATGCCGATAAGGAGCAGAGAAGGCCGGTTACGGCGGAGTCACTTTTTGAGCTAGGCTCAACGACTAAGGCATTCACGGCTCTGGCTGTGATTATGCTGCAAAATCAAGGGGACTTGGCTTATACCGATGATGTCTCGCAATATCTGCCAGAGTTTGCTCCGGCCTACAAGGGGGAGAAGGTTGAGATCACGATTAACCAGCTACTCGCACATACCAGCGGAATTCCGTCCTGGAGCATCCGCCTGATCCCTGAAGGTTCTGGTAAAGAGCAGCTTGCAGCGACCATACATACGATGTCCAGTCTAGCGCTGGATACCCAGCCGGGCAGTGCCTATCAGTACGCAACAGTGAATTACGATATTCTGGCAGCGATTATTGAACAAGTTACAGGGATGAGCTATCAGGATTATGTGACGGAGCACATTTTGAAGCCGCTGGGGATGAACGACAGCTATTTCTCGACAGGACAGGAACGGAAGCCGGAGCAGCTTGCGCAGGGGTATCGGGTGTTTTTTGGCAAAAGCATGGCTTACGATGCCCCTAGATACTACGGAAATATAGCCGCAGGTTATCTGGTGACGAGTCTGAACGATTTACAGCACTGGGTCAACGCCCAGATGGGAAGCAGCGCGATCCCGGATGATCTGCAGAAGGCCATTCAGCAATCGCATGAGCCTGACCTCCGAACAGCGGGACATGAAAGTGAAGACTTACTCTATGCCTTCGGCTGGAGCCAAGACCCGGAGACGCGGGTAATCCGTCATAGCGGCAGCAACCCAAATTATTCTTCCCAGGCGATCATTGATCCAGCGCGGAAGGAGGGGGTGTTCGTACTGGCTAATCTGAACTCTACCGCACCTGCGCTGATTGCCCAGAATATCTATAACCAGATGCAAGGGAAGCCGATGAAGGCCTTCAAGTATGACGACACCTATATCCTAATGGACGGGATAGCTTCGTTGTTAGTTGTGTTCACTGTGATTGGTATTGTGTTTAAGCTCATTCGGTTGGCGGGAGGGAGAAGCACATACACCATGGAAGAGAAGGTCATTCGCCATCAAAAGATCAAGGCGCGTATTACGCTTCTAATCAGAGCGCAGTTGCTAATATTTATGCTGGGCTGGCCTTTTTTGGTAAATTACAATTACACTATGATTAGTGTATGGATGTCCTATTCCGTATTGCTGTGGATGGGGCTGGCTTCGCTTAGCTGCGTATTGTCCATGATTCTGGCAGGCAGACATTGGCGTTAA
- a CDS encoding VOC family protein gives MKLGATLYIKDTIEAVAFYSEAFGLILGYHEKFPDGTFMHASSLRDGQEIFAVSESHNETLVNLMRSSSLEGSRPTMNYGISFEREEEVKKAYEMLAKGGTALFPLGALPWSSCCAEVVDKYGVYWYITVDPSSQ, from the coding sequence ATTAAACTAGGAGCAACCTTATACATTAAGGATACCATTGAAGCTGTAGCATTTTATTCAGAAGCCTTTGGTCTTATCCTGGGGTACCATGAGAAATTCCCGGATGGCACATTTATGCATGCGTCTTCACTTAGAGACGGACAAGAAATATTTGCTGTCAGCGAATCACACAATGAAACCTTGGTTAATCTCATGCGCTCATCATCATTAGAGGGATCACGCCCAACTATGAATTATGGGATTAGCTTTGAGCGTGAAGAAGAAGTGAAAAAGGCATACGAAATGCTAGCGAAGGGCGGCACGGCGCTGTTTCCGTTAGGCGCCCTTCCATGGAGTTCCTGCTGTGCTGAAGTTGTCGATAAGTACGGCGTGTACTGGTATATTACAGTAGATCCTTCTTCTCAATGA
- a CDS encoding ADP-ribosylglycohydrolase family protein yields the protein MLPSLSFLKHQLEGILRNKFAQGHQTSGYLARLEQLPSSYDAYLEFAHSLADIPMRDNWPYYEPDDLQEIWRECDPDRPLGQIGVLNLKDSAKRVEAGFLASVCGSMLGKPIEVNPTLPELRQALTAVGEWPLNDYISEQALHALDRRHWSWFETTRGRIRYVAPDDDINYTLMGMMALEQFGKGFTKRNLRDLWINHLPISTTWGPERAILVRSGISYLEHDRELFNHSEIDSWPDFLVQDTELCGAAIRADAYGYACPGQPALAAELAWRDASFTHRRTGIYATMFIAAAIAAAHVLRDSLEIINTALQFVPRRSRFYEITADCLQIVADADNWLEAYQRIHQKYATHSHCQVYQEIGTLINTFRFAENAGDGICKQVMQGNDTDSFGATAGSLLGVFFGADSLEARWLEPFQDRIHTGLSYFHEQQLSRLAERIGRLPELLHTGQHRIQPSELYVNENLGI from the coding sequence ATGCTGCCATCACTATCGTTTCTGAAACATCAATTAGAGGGGATTCTGCGTAATAAATTTGCACAGGGACATCAAACCTCTGGTTATTTAGCCCGATTGGAACAGCTTCCCTCAAGCTACGATGCTTATCTGGAATTCGCCCATAGCTTGGCTGATATTCCAATGCGGGACAACTGGCCTTACTATGAGCCGGATGATTTGCAGGAGATATGGCGGGAATGCGACCCGGATAGACCTCTAGGCCAGATCGGAGTATTGAATCTGAAGGACAGTGCCAAGCGTGTAGAGGCAGGCTTCCTCGCTTCAGTCTGTGGTTCAATGCTGGGCAAGCCGATTGAGGTCAATCCCACGTTGCCAGAATTACGTCAAGCGTTAACCGCTGTGGGGGAATGGCCGCTGAATGATTATATTTCGGAACAAGCCCTCCATGCGTTGGATCGTCGTCATTGGTCCTGGTTCGAGACCACGCGGGGGCGGATTCGTTATGTGGCACCTGACGATGATATCAACTACACCTTAATGGGCATGATGGCGTTAGAGCAATTCGGTAAGGGTTTTACGAAAAGAAACCTAAGAGATTTATGGATCAATCATCTTCCGATCAGTACAACATGGGGGCCGGAGAGGGCTATCCTGGTTCGGTCGGGGATTAGCTATTTGGAGCATGACCGGGAATTATTCAATCATTCTGAAATAGATTCTTGGCCCGACTTCCTGGTGCAAGATACAGAATTATGCGGGGCGGCAATTCGTGCAGATGCTTACGGCTATGCCTGCCCCGGTCAACCTGCGCTTGCGGCCGAGCTGGCTTGGCGTGATGCCAGTTTTACACATCGGCGGACGGGAATCTATGCCACGATGTTCATTGCTGCTGCAATTGCTGCCGCCCACGTGCTGCGCGATTCTCTTGAAATAATTAATACTGCACTGCAATTCGTCCCTAGAAGGAGCCGGTTCTATGAGATTACTGCGGATTGCCTACAGATCGTAGCGGATGCAGATAACTGGCTGGAGGCTTATCAAAGGATTCATCAGAAGTACGCGACTCATTCCCACTGTCAGGTGTATCAGGAAATCGGAACCTTGATCAATACCTTTCGATTTGCTGAGAATGCCGGAGACGGAATATGCAAGCAGGTTATGCAAGGCAACGATACCGACAGCTTCGGAGCAACAGCCGGTTCACTGCTCGGGGTGTTTTTCGGCGCGGACAGCTTGGAAGCGAGATGGCTTGAACCTTTCCAGGACCGGATTCATACAGGCTTATCTTATTTTCATGAGCAACAACTCTCCCGCTTGGCTGAGCGCATAGGACGTTTGCCAGAGCTGTTGCATACTGGTCAGCATCGGATTCAACCCAGTGAGCTGTATGTGAATGAGAATTTGGGGATTTGA
- a CDS encoding AAA family ATPase, with translation MNKTHGIILFGANGSGKTTLGHELAHILNSKHMDHEDYHFKKSVIPYTVVRPYEDCLSLILSDIEKYRSFVLTAVTGDFGDTIPKYYDLAVFISAPIELRMERVEQRAYSEHGERIRKGGDMYEQHLKFTDFVASRSLSRIEQWAETLTCPVIHIDGAIDWHTNATNIAKRFYEIE, from the coding sequence ATGAATAAAACTCATGGAATAATTTTGTTCGGGGCAAATGGAAGCGGAAAGACTACACTTGGACATGAACTGGCGCACATATTGAACTCTAAGCATATGGATCACGAGGATTACCACTTTAAAAAATCAGTAATTCCATATACCGTAGTCCGTCCTTATGAGGACTGTTTGAGTTTAATACTTTCCGACATCGAGAAATATCGTTCGTTTGTCCTCACCGCTGTCACGGGTGATTTTGGCGACACAATTCCTAAGTATTACGACCTCGCTGTATTTATCTCAGCACCAATTGAACTGCGTATGGAACGTGTAGAGCAACGAGCGTATAGCGAACATGGAGAACGTATCCGCAAAGGCGGTGATATGTACGAGCAACATTTGAAATTTACAGATTTCGTGGCTTCGCGTTCGCTGTCAAGAATTGAACAATGGGCGGAAACTCTAACGTGTCCTGTAATACATATTGATGGTGCAATTGATTGGCACACGAATGCGACGAATATAGCGAAACGGTTTTATGAGATCGAATGA
- a CDS encoding YafY family protein codes for MDRLIALIMILLEHEQISARELAERLEVSRRTIYRDIDMLNRAGLPIYTLMGAWGGVGLMKSYKVGKTLFTPQEIQNLQNGMQSYKQLFGRREMVYAAEKLNTLYPDNAEGRPNAPFVMDLSLNQGNESLRSLFGMIETAMNEHAVLAFAYTDARGQISERRVEPYQVVFKESSWYLQAYCLVKQNYRVFKLARMSGLRVTKEQFAPKAFTPLPMDGSDWLNQGWVEVTIRLDRSVMDRVIERFGADHILRVDEHHCWAKYPIIANDHGYDRLLAFGDKCEVLGPPEMRRVFKEYVRGIMSKYEGDNDVDW; via the coding sequence ATGGATCGCTTGATTGCGCTCATTATGATCCTGCTGGAGCATGAGCAGATTAGTGCGCGCGAGTTAGCGGAGCGTCTCGAAGTCAGCAGACGAACAATTTACCGGGATATTGATATGCTGAACAGAGCCGGCCTGCCGATCTATACGCTCATGGGAGCATGGGGCGGTGTCGGCTTGATGAAATCCTACAAAGTGGGCAAAACCTTGTTCACCCCGCAAGAAATTCAGAACCTGCAGAATGGGATGCAGAGCTACAAGCAGCTTTTTGGGAGAAGGGAAATGGTGTATGCAGCGGAGAAGCTGAACACTCTCTACCCGGACAATGCAGAGGGCAGACCGAATGCGCCGTTCGTCATGGATCTGTCCTTGAATCAAGGGAATGAGTCGCTGCGCAGCCTGTTCGGGATGATCGAGACGGCGATGAATGAGCACGCTGTGCTGGCTTTTGCGTATACGGATGCGCGGGGGCAGATCAGTGAACGGCGGGTGGAGCCGTATCAGGTGGTTTTCAAGGAGAGTAGCTGGTACTTGCAAGCCTATTGTCTGGTCAAGCAGAACTACCGGGTCTTCAAGCTGGCCAGGATGAGTGGTCTCCGGGTAACGAAGGAGCAGTTTGCTCCAAAAGCATTCACGCCTCTCCCGATGGACGGCAGCGATTGGCTGAACCAGGGCTGGGTCGAGGTTACGATCCGGCTGGACCGCTCCGTCATGGATCGCGTGATTGAACGGTTCGGCGCTGACCATATTCTGCGGGTGGATGAACACCACTGCTGGGCCAAGTATCCCATTATTGCAAATGACCATGGCTACGACCGGCTGCTTGCTTTTGGCGATAAATGTGAAGTGCTGGGGCCGCCTGAGATGCGGAGAGTGTTCAAGGAATATGTGCGGGGGATTATGAGTAAGTATGAGGGGGATAACGATGTGGATTGGTGA
- a CDS encoding SMI1/KNR4 family protein — MLTDLIHRLGLTLPVALVEELELHKEKQKDQNYFLRLMEADEIVELVDYLSKIEAYRDMIPLWSDDHSNYIGLYVQGTCKYRICYIDHEETDVSPAFRSIRSFITKIEEYPDLDWHDLNKDYPAEFEVSQTEMNEDLACIDELNRMISSDQLISDDIRCQYIFSIMALTPKGNLNSIIKYLDDEDMFVQERACEIIGFHTYIPAKEKLVKISKNGMHNGKIAAKRALERIREDRKNEI; from the coding sequence ATGCTTACAGATCTTATTCACAGACTTGGCCTCACATTGCCTGTTGCATTAGTTGAGGAGTTGGAGCTGCACAAGGAGAAACAAAAGGATCAAAACTACTTTTTGAGATTAATGGAAGCTGACGAAATTGTTGAATTAGTTGATTATTTGTCCAAAATAGAGGCTTATCGGGATATGATTCCTTTGTGGAGTGACGATCATTCAAACTATATTGGCTTGTACGTACAAGGCACATGCAAATACAGGATATGTTATATCGATCATGAGGAAACGGATGTATCTCCGGCCTTTAGAAGTATACGTTCATTTATAACGAAAATCGAAGAATATCCTGATCTGGATTGGCATGATTTGAATAAAGACTATCCAGCAGAATTTGAAGTTAGTCAAACTGAAATGAATGAAGACCTCGCTTGTATTGACGAGTTGAATCGAATGATAAGCTCTGACCAACTTATAAGCGATGATATTCGCTGTCAGTATATTTTTTCGATTATGGCATTAACGCCAAAAGGAAATCTTAATTCCATCATAAAATATCTAGACGATGAAGATATGTTTGTTCAAGAAAGAGCATGTGAGATTATTGGATTTCATACTTATATACCAGCTAAGGAAAAGCTGGTGAAGATCTCCAAAAACGGAATGCATAATGGGAAAATAGCAGCCAAAAGAGCATTAGAAAGGATAAGGGAAGACCGAAAAAATGAAATATAA
- a CDS encoding recombinase family protein, which produces MDKGWSNVTVQRLLLSEIHLGYITYGKTRTKRGQIEFVPEEEQIKAIGTHEKLKSQEEHEAIKERLVKNRLMNPNGRRNLFPLLGLLYFEKCGCKMQFRVAYSKSKGQYWNTLCYHHYKDGRKCEQKGKALDEEFFNALYDQVIQLDSNIIRDIEMHNNGFSDTEAIINNEDC; this is translated from the coding sequence ATAGACAAAGGGTGGTCTAACGTAACGGTGCAGCGTTTATTGCTAAGCGAAATTCATCTTGGATATATTACCTATGGGAAGACGCGAACAAAGCGAGGGCAAATAGAATTTGTACCTGAAGAAGAACAAATAAAAGCTATAGGTACACATGAAAAACTAAAATCACAAGAAGAACATGAGGCCATTAAAGAGCGGTTGGTCAAAAACCGGCTAATGAATCCAAATGGACGTAGAAATCTGTTTCCGTTGTTGGGATTATTATATTTTGAAAAATGCGGTTGTAAAATGCAGTTCAGAGTAGCTTACAGCAAAAGTAAAGGACAGTATTGGAATACGCTTTGCTATCATCATTATAAAGATGGGCGTAAGTGCGAACAAAAAGGAAAGGCATTGGATGAGGAATTCTTTAATGCATTGTATGATCAAGTAATTCAATTAGACTCGAACATTATTAGGGATATTGAAATGCATAATAATGGGTTTAGCGACACAGAAGCTATTATTAATAATGAAGACTGTTAG
- a CDS encoding DUF1648 domain-containing protein, with protein sequence MPYLTKETISFGVTVSAVQFYSEQLRQMRKSYARISAFLHTILFIVGILCLIYSDEHSRQVSWIIITYALAMLVISLVINIRYHSKMKSVLSMLPPAPESSVMEMKSAFRKGNVGLSVQWFLIHAVIIMVSIVTVLRNYDLIPDQLPVHFDSSWTVDRYVDKSYSIVFIPAMMQVLGTLLFIYEYWRMRRGKQQVREDVSYRRAWSNFMITASFLFVILLSVVQLNMISLLHINFVIPVVLSIIAFIILYACTLTYWAGQRESRNT encoded by the coding sequence ATGCCGTATTTAACAAAAGAGACGATTAGTTTTGGAGTCACCGTCAGTGCTGTACAATTCTACAGTGAGCAGCTGCGCCAGATGCGGAAGTCGTATGCCAGGATTAGTGCTTTTTTACATACCATCCTGTTCATTGTTGGCATCCTATGCTTAATCTACAGTGATGAACATTCGAGGCAAGTCAGTTGGATCATTATTACCTATGCACTCGCCATGCTCGTAATCTCTCTGGTCATTAACATTAGGTATCATTCGAAAATGAAAAGCGTACTGTCTATGCTGCCTCCTGCTCCCGAATCATCGGTCATGGAGATGAAATCTGCATTTCGGAAAGGAAATGTCGGACTATCGGTTCAATGGTTCCTTATTCATGCTGTTATTATTATGGTTAGTATTGTAACAGTGCTGCGCAACTACGATTTGATTCCTGACCAGCTACCTGTCCATTTCGACAGCAGTTGGACTGTAGACCGCTATGTAGATAAATCTTATAGTATCGTGTTTATACCTGCGATGATGCAGGTGTTAGGGACACTTCTGTTCATTTATGAATATTGGAGAATGCGCAGAGGGAAGCAGCAGGTTAGAGAAGACGTATCTTACCGCCGTGCCTGGTCCAATTTTATGATTACAGCAAGCTTCTTGTTCGTTATCCTGTTATCCGTCGTGCAGCTAAATATGATCTCTCTGCTTCACATTAATTTTGTTATCCCCGTTGTCCTAAGCATTATTGCCTTTATCATCCTATATGCCTGCACCTTAACGTACTGGGCTGGTCAGCGTGAAAGCCGCAACACTTAA
- a CDS encoding effector binding domain-containing protein produces the protein MISTRIETKEAFRIIGYKTAISEGEAVHDPAYSPLKTAFFKSTLENGSMASLLPLSESPYGFAAIAQEDGKILYVAGVQSLGPEPDAAGEVLFPGGEYLVLSGQGGLSRLAFDRLEDEAFGAILNDNYEYVYTGHPIAEVLTNGNPMDAEVEVWVPVKKRKAD, from the coding sequence ATGATTTCGACCAGAATTGAAACGAAAGAAGCATTCCGCATCATCGGGTACAAGACGGCTATAAGTGAAGGCGAGGCGGTGCACGATCCGGCGTATTCTCCGCTCAAAACGGCTTTTTTCAAAAGCACGCTGGAGAACGGCTCCATGGCCTCTCTGCTTCCCTTGTCTGAGAGTCCCTACGGCTTCGCCGCGATTGCTCAGGAGGATGGGAAGATCCTGTATGTTGCAGGCGTTCAGTCGTTGGGGCCCGAGCCGGATGCTGCGGGTGAAGTGCTTTTTCCGGGAGGAGAGTATTTAGTATTGTCGGGTCAGGGCGGGTTGTCGCGTCTTGCGTTTGACCGGCTGGAGGATGAGGCATTCGGTGCCATCCTGAACGATAATTATGAGTACGTGTATACCGGACACCCAATTGCGGAGGTACTGACCAATGGCAATCCTATGGATGCCGAAGTTGAAGTATGGGTGCCGGTGAAGAAGCGGAAGGCAGATTGA
- a CDS encoding helix-turn-helix transcriptional regulator, translated as MYQRIRDLREDKDLTQTQMAEYLQCSQRIYSNYERGDVDIPTAILIKLADFHMTSTDYLLNRTNQKKPYPKS; from the coding sequence ATGTATCAACGTATCCGGGATTTACGCGAAGATAAGGATTTGACACAAACTCAAATGGCGGAGTATTTGCAATGCAGCCAGCGAATCTATAGTAATTATGAACGCGGTGATGTCGATATCCCCACGGCGATTCTGATCAAGCTGGCAGATTTTCATATGACGAGTACTGACTATCTACTTAACCGAACGAACCAAAAGAAACCTTATCCCAAAAGTTAG